A stretch of the Panicum virgatum strain AP13 chromosome 9N, P.virgatum_v5, whole genome shotgun sequence genome encodes the following:
- the LOC120689138 gene encoding serine carboxypeptidase-like 34 yields the protein MALGVSLSKALPKAAMRAFTENLQRLVPRILPARELARFACRLLVRKLLRRKAAAANKGRSQELGPFLVKKDVPELELNPSAANILFLDSPAGVGFSYTNTPLDKDPPGDNSTAHGSYSFLVRWFERFPQHKAKEFYIAGDSYAALKPFPSSQTSSWRRTRRPPRKIEDWSPWFHHKQVGGWSVVYDGLTFVTVRGAGHLVPSTKPAQALELFRHFLANTNLPSKPF from the exons ATGGCGCTCGGCGTCAGCCTCAGCAAGGCGCTCCCCAAGGCCGCCATGCGCGCCTTCACGGAGAACCTCCAGCGCCTGGTGCCGCGCATCCTCCCCGCCCGCGAGCTCGCCCGCTTCGCGTGTCGCCTCCTCGTCCGCAAGCTCCTCcggcgcaaggcggcggcggccaacaaGGGGAGG TCGCAGGAGCTTGGACCATTCCTGGTGAAGAAAGATGTTCCTGAGCTTGAGTTAAACCC TTCAGCTGCAAATATCCTGTTCCTGGACTCCCCAGCGGGCGTTGGATTTTCGTACACGAACACGCCCCTTGATAAAGATCCACCGGGAGACAATTCCACAG CACACGGATCATACAGTTTCCTCGTCAGGTGGTTCGAGAGATTCCCCCAGCACAAAGCGAAGGAGTTCTACATAGCCGGAGACAGCTACGCAG CTCTCAAACCATTCCCCAGCTCTCAAACGTCATCCTGGAGGAGAACAAGAAGGCCTCCAAGGAAAATAGAGGACTGGTCGCCGTGGTTCCATCACAAGCAG GTTGGCGGCTGGAGCGTGGTGTACGACGGCCTGACCTTTGTCACCGTGAGAGGGGCCGGCCACCTGGTCCCGTCCACGAAGCCTGCGCAAGCGCTTGAGCTCTTCAGGCACTTCTTGGCCAACACCAACCTGCCCTCCAAGCCGTTCTAG